The nucleotide window TTGTTACCAGCACTGGCTGCTCTCTTTTATAAAGAGATTTCACCCTCTATCTCAAGTTACTTGGGAGAAAACACCCTCACACCCTCAGGATACTTGGACTGGATCCTATAGACAAGGTTATACTCTTCTGAAAGTTAGGGgaggggtgggtgccagcagagagGTGTGTAATCCCCTATGGTATGTTACTATTTATCTATAACCCACCAGGTCAGCATTTCAACCTAATGTAGCAGGCAGCGATGCGACACTCACCCATGCATGGGTCCAGACTGGCCGCTGTTCACCATGTCCACCATATTTCCGAATATGGGGTTGATTCTGGGATCCTGAGTGCTGGTCTCTGCGGTGGTGAAGTGGTAATCCATAACTCTCTCTAAATGGTTGTGAGAAATGCCGCCACCTCGGTCAGAGATCCTGCGAGGAACGGACACACAGACTCAAGACtttacaggaaaaaaacaaaaacactaaaataAGAGAGCACCGACAACACGATCATCATCTCACCGGATTATCAGGTCGATGTCATTGTTGGCGATGGTGATGGAGATGTCTGGGACATTGTAGGGAGTATCAATGTGACTCTCCATGGTCGCCCTGGCAGTAAAGGGAAAACTACATCACAAAAATAGAAGAAACATTAAAAAAGGCAAGTACAGAAAAGCATACTGCACATACCGCATAGAGTTCTTCAGCAGCTCTGGGAGGATATAATCCAGGGGCATCGGGATGAATGGGAAGCGGGCAGCTACGTGGCCATTAATCCGCACCCGGGGGGCATTACCGTACTTATGTTCACAAAGGCGCCTGGAAAAAGGCAACAAAGCGGCTATAGTTATCAAGAAACTGCAAGCAGTTATGCAAGAGGGAAAGTAGAGAAACAATATATCTTACCGGGCAAAATCCACCCACTTCTCTATAATCTTCTTGGGTGACAGACGGGTGCAGATTATGCCGACGAAATCTGGCTGTGGAGAGTATAAAAGGAGTATGAACACATAAAACACAGCAAAtctcatcctgtattatactctagagctgcactcttcTGCTGGtgtagtcactgtgtacatacattacattagtgatcctgtactgatcctgagttatatcctgtattatactccagagctgcactcactattctgctggtgaggtcactgtgtacatgtattactgatcctaagttacatcctgtattatactccagagctgcactcactattctgctggtgaggtcactgtgtacatgtattacattactgatcctaagttacatcctgtattatactccagagctgcactcactattctgctggtggggtcactgtgtacatacattacctatcctgagttacatactgtattatactccagagctgcactcactattctgctgtatcctgtattatctacctgtacagaatgtatacttacccgatCCTCGTGCAGGGACAGGTGATGGGTGGCCAGCATCCGTATGCCAAGTCGTGATGTCaatgttttatccaggaagtatcGGATCACTTTCTCATCCTGCGGGGGTTACAGATCACGGGTCAGAGGTCAGGCAGTAATGTCCGctgtcctgtcccccccccccccccctcacattctcctgatctgatcccacccacCATACTGCAGGGCACCTGATCCGTATACCCCTATTTAACCCCTACCTGTATATGCTTGCGGCACTCTCTCAGCCCCTCGGCCAGCTGGGTCACCACGTCCTTGTGGTCGTCGAGCAGCTGTCGGAGAAGTTTGCAGTATTGGCTCTCCACCTCGTGGTCTGTGATCTGTGCAGGAAACACACGGGATAAGGGTGATGCTGCCCAAGGCAGGTGAGCGGATGCCGCCGGTGGCAGCGTAACTTACCGGAGGATACTCGCTCAGCTTCTGGAAGGCACGGATATAAAGCTCATGCTGAAAGACAGATGGAGATACATGAGAAAGGTGCGGggcaggaggaagggggggggggatatccgaGGAGGGGTACATACCACATGGAGGATGGTGGGGTTACAGCCGATGATGAAAGGGAGGCTGCGGAAACCTTTGATCCGGTGTGCGATGCGGACAGGGAGCTCCTTGTGCAGGTATCTGGCACttttctatagaggagggggaggcgGCAATTGCTACATCTCTATATATATGGTTaaatctgtatataacacatctaGCCCGCTACaaggagcagagacaatggctcTTACCAGAATGTGGCTGCCATCCTGAGACCGTCCCGAGTACAGCATGGTGGTGGGGGTGAGACGTACCGAGGGCTGGAGAGGAGAAACACAAGTCAGAgacagcgcccctagtggccaTGCACGAGAACGCAGGATACTGGGCTGCAGGCTGAGATTATATATACAAGCCCTGTACTCAGATATAGAGATCTATATCCACCCTGTCCCTGtacacagaaatatatatatatattatatatacacacacatacacatgctagaggcaggtatgtatagaacactacacttccgggtctagcgtgggtggggggaaacacggggaaggtggcgattcactaacataacatacattacaaagttgtataactttgtaatgtgtgttatttagtgaataattgtttagcgccgcactacccctttaattttgggtttggtcctcagacattggggttgcagggccgttctaaggcctcccttccctgcatgtgcaccctTAGCGGGGTtggcggtgtggagttagcgtagggacccgtgtgaaccaggggacctgcgcggtggtacacgaggctattatggtttgatcaaatatatacagacaccctggtgttgaattttgaaataggcctagcggcattagtatcagccatagatgggatgtgcagccgttcctttctctccatgtcgtgttttactcCTTTAATGACTGTCCACCATTAGAATCTATAATGCAGAACactgaggagatcacactggtGCTCGGCCCTGTACCTTCTCCGCCGCCTGGTCGATGCTGGACTGGTTGTAGAAGGAGGTGACGGTCTTGGACCTCTCTCGGGCCAACTCCACGTGGTTGTGATCTGTGGCAGAGGTGGAGCGGGATCGCAGCAGTATGGAGGACATCCGAAGAGGGGGGTTCAGCGCCCCCCGCGCCACCAGCTCCAGCATGTTCTTCCGCAGCATCTTGAAGGTTCCTGCAGGAAAAGCCGCATAAGAGGAGGCAAAAAACTACACAAGAGCGAACGTGTGGGGGAAACTCACCTGAATCCTGAAGACTCTGCCGTCCGAGAGCAACTGCGATACTTCACAACCTGTgcggagagaaggaggagacaacgGGTGACTGACGGAAAACATTTCACTTATCCTGTCTTATCCTAGTTACAACCAAAGCTGCACCCACATTCTGCTGCTACTGAAAACCCAATTCCAACCACCGGGGGGAGCCGGCCCATTCCCGACCACCGGGGAGGAGCCGGCCCATTCCCGACCACTGGGGGGGGAGCCGGCCCATTCCCGACCACTGGGGGGGGAGCCGGCCCATTCCCGACCACCGGGGGGGGAGCCGGCCCATTCCCgaccaccggggggggggggggggggggctatgctcTACCCACCATCAGGGAAGACAATAATGGATAACAACGTGACTGCACTGTGTAAGCGGGAACGTTGTGTGATTACAAAGTATAAAGACGTTTACCTTAAATATCTGAGACAGCTCAGGTCACAGGAAGAAAGGACGCGGCAGCTTTATCCATCTACAGGAGAGACGGAGACGAGAGAGAAGAGTCAGGAGACGGGACGTATCGGGGGCCGGGGGAAGAGTCTGACATTATAATTGTCGCCCATAATGAATCACAAGGAGACGGTAACTAGAAGTAACAGCCGGAACCTCACAAGGTGCAAACCCGCTGAAAAGGAAACAGCCGGCAAACAAGGACGAAAACCTTACCAGATCCTAAAATGTGGCATTAAGGTCGCACCGCGAACAAGGATAAGGATGGaccccccagcactgtgtatacctcagagacaatgtccccccccagcactgtgtatacctcagagacaatgtccccccccagcactgtgtatacctcagagacaatgcccccccccagcactgtgtatacctcagagacaatgtaaccccccccagcactgtgtatacctcagagacaatgccccccccagcactgtgtatacctcagagacaatgtccccccccccagcactgtgtattcctcagagacaatgtcccccccccagcactgtgtatacctcagagacaatgtccccccccagcactgtgtatacctcagagacaatgtccccccccagcactgtgtatacctcagagacaatgccccccccagcactgtgtatacctcagagacaatgtcccccccagcactgtgtatacctcagagacaatgtcacccccccagcactgtgtatacctcagagacaatgtccccccccagcactgtgtatacctcagagacaatgtccccccccagcactgtgtatacctcagagacaatgtcacccccccagcactgtgtatacctcagagacaatgtcccccccagcactgtgtatacctcagagacaatgtcccccccagcactgtgtatacctcagagacaatgtcacccccccagcactgtgtatacctcagagacaatgcccccccccagcactgtgtatacctcagagacaatgccccccccccagcactgtgtatac belongs to Dendropsophus ebraccatus isolate aDenEbr1 chromosome 9, aDenEbr1.pat, whole genome shotgun sequence and includes:
- the LOC138801613 gene encoding branched-chain alpha-ketoacid dehydrogenase kinase-like, with protein sequence MLRKNMLELVARGALNPPLRMSSILLRSRSTSATDHNHVELARERSKTVTSFYNQSSIDQAAEKPSVRLTPTTMLYSGRSQDGSHILKSARYLHKELPVRIAHRIKGFRSLPFIIGCNPTILHVHELYIRAFQKLSEYPPITDHEVESQYCKLLRQLLDDHKDVVTQLAEGLRECRKHIQDEKVIRYFLDKTLTSRLGIRMLATHHLSLHEDRPDFVGIICTRLSPKKIIEKWVDFARRLCEHKYGNAPRVRINGHVAARFPFIPMPLDYILPELLKNSMRATMESHIDTPYNVPDISITIANNDIDLIIRISDRGGGISHNHLERVMDYHFTTAETSTQDPRINPIFGNMVDMVNSGQSGPMHGFGFGLPTSRAYAEYLGGSLCIQSLQGIGTDVYLRLKHIDGKEESFRI